Proteins co-encoded in one Halalkalicoccus subterraneus genomic window:
- a CDS encoding phosphopantetheine adenylyltransferase, which yields MQVALGGTFDPVHDGHRALFERAFELGDVTVGLTSDELAPETRHEDRYVRAFEDRKADLEAELAPLAEEHGREYEIMELEDPTGIATRPRFDALIVSPETQRGGERINGIRREQGHDPLELVVVDHLRAEDGDIVSSTRIVDGEIDEHGNLTPEREGRGRTRPEK from the coding sequence ATGCAGGTTGCGCTGGGTGGGACGTTCGATCCCGTACACGACGGTCATCGCGCACTGTTCGAGCGCGCGTTCGAACTCGGCGACGTCACCGTCGGGCTGACGAGCGACGAACTCGCACCCGAGACTCGCCACGAGGACCGATACGTCCGGGCCTTCGAGGACCGGAAGGCCGACCTCGAGGCCGAACTCGCCCCGCTGGCGGAGGAGCACGGCCGCGAGTACGAGATCATGGAGCTCGAGGATCCCACGGGTATCGCCACTCGGCCCCGTTTCGACGCGCTGATCGTCTCACCCGAGACCCAGCGCGGCGGCGAACGCATCAACGGGATCCGGCGCGAACAGGGCCACGACCCCCTCGAACTCGTCGTGGTCGACCACCTCCGAGCCGAGGACGGCGACATCGTCTCGAGTACCCGGATCGTCGACGGCGAGATCGACGAACACGGCAACCTCACGCCCGAGCGCGAGGGACGGGGCCGAACGCGACCGGAAAAATAA
- a CDS encoding helix-turn-helix domain-containing protein produces the protein MSEDDPADGEEIPVSVDSADEAGTGARTRIEEGADRAVEEFDRGIVDLLAWVLDTETRARIYVYLRQYPGSTSEEIAAGTGLYPSTVREALAELNEEGNVSREKRESEGAGNNPYEYTAIAPSELVGGILHQVQDELNTVFNLDQYLAENEGEASRPISITVDDTDGHDNGAEDDADDTDATK, from the coding sequence ATGTCCGAAGACGACCCAGCGGACGGCGAGGAGATCCCGGTATCGGTCGACTCCGCGGACGAGGCGGGGACGGGCGCACGAACGCGCATTGAGGAGGGCGCCGACCGCGCGGTCGAGGAGTTCGACAGGGGGATCGTCGACCTGCTCGCATGGGTGCTCGACACCGAGACCCGCGCGCGGATCTACGTCTATCTGCGCCAGTATCCCGGCTCAACCAGTGAGGAGATCGCCGCGGGCACCGGTCTGTACCCGAGTACGGTCCGGGAGGCGCTCGCCGAACTCAACGAGGAGGGCAACGTCTCCCGGGAGAAACGCGAGAGCGAGGGCGCGGGCAACAACCCCTACGAGTACACCGCAATCGCACCGAGCGAGTTAGTGGGAGGGATCCTCCATCAGGTCCAAGACGAATTGAACACCGTCTTCAACCTCGATCAGTATCTCGCGGAAAACGAGGGGGAAGCGAGCAGGCCGATCAGCATCACCGTCGACGATACCGACGGACACGACAACGGGGCTGAGGACGACGCTGACGACACCGACGCCACGAAGTAG